One window from the genome of Candidatus Synechococcus calcipolaris G9 encodes:
- a CDS encoding type II toxin-antitoxin system HicB family antitoxin, with amino-acid sequence MKTLRDYTIVLQPENNGTFVAYVPAIDGCHAWGETPEAAQQELVKVFEMIREERLNAGEAMGNSRLNHKCRDDARPDPL; translated from the coding sequence ATGAAGACACTCCGGGACTACACCATCGTGCTACAGCCAGAAAATAATGGGACGTTTGTGGCCTATGTGCCTGCGATCGATGGCTGCCATGCTTGGGGAGAAACCCCAGAAGCTGCCCAACAGGAGCTGGTGAAAGTGTTTGAGATGATTCGGGAAGAACGCTTAAATGCTGGGGAAGCAATGGGCAACAGCCGACTCAACCATAAATGTCGCGACGATGCCCGACCCGATCCACTGTGA
- a CDS encoding type II toxin-antitoxin system RelE family toxin, with protein MSYRVEYEPEAVADLKQLPVNIRKRIVNKINWLVQNFEQIQPIPLTENLSGFFKLRVGDYRVIYDVDRSFRVITVDRVGHRRDIYG; from the coding sequence GTGAGCTACCGCGTTGAATATGAGCCAGAAGCCGTTGCTGACCTTAAGCAGCTTCCAGTCAACATCCGCAAACGGATTGTCAATAAAATTAACTGGCTGGTTCAAAATTTTGAGCAAATTCAGCCAATTCCCTTAACAGAAAACCTGAGTGGTTTCTTCAAGCTGAGGGTGGGTGACTACCGAGTCATTTACGACGTTGATCGATCGTTTCGCGTCATCACAGTGGATCGGGTCGGGCATCGTCGCGACATTTATGGTTGA
- the cas6e gene encoding type I-E CRISPR-associated protein Cas6/Cse3/CasE, whose amino-acid sequence MYLSQLILNERQSLVHRELGNAHKFHQRIMQAFPDEDSRDNPREDWHILFRHEPDSDVVLVQSEIEPDWSKLPDRYLQDYTVKAVNFTADQFSTQRVFQFRLRANPSKRDPKTKKTIGFYHRPDQLAWLERQGDRCGFRLHSADVIPSPNVFGFKKKGVPPIRITTVLFQGVLEVIAPEPFLTVVQQGLGRGKSYGCGLLSLARPQ is encoded by the coding sequence ATGTACCTTTCCCAGCTAATCCTGAATGAACGGCAATCCCTGGTACATCGAGAACTAGGCAATGCCCACAAATTTCACCAGCGCATTATGCAAGCCTTTCCAGATGAAGATAGCCGAGACAACCCCCGCGAGGATTGGCACATCCTCTTTCGCCATGAACCCGATAGTGATGTGGTATTGGTGCAGTCTGAGATTGAACCAGACTGGTCAAAACTACCCGATCGCTACTTGCAGGACTATACCGTCAAAGCGGTAAATTTCACGGCTGATCAGTTCTCAACCCAGCGTGTCTTCCAGTTTCGCCTGCGGGCTAACCCCAGTAAGCGTGACCCTAAAACCAAGAAAACTATTGGGTTCTACCATCGCCCCGACCAACTGGCATGGCTAGAACGCCAGGGCGATCGCTGTGGATTTCGGCTCCACAGTGCCGATGTCATTCCCTCACCCAATGTGTTTGGATTTAAGAAGAAGGGAGTACCCCCGATCCGCATTACCACCGTCCTCTTTCAAGGTGTTTTAGAAGTGATCGCCCCCGAACCGTTTTTAACCGTTGTACAGCAGGGGCTGGGTCGAGGCAAATCCTACGGATGTGGATTGCTGTCCCTGGCACGCCCGCAGTAA
- the cas5e gene encoding type I-E CRISPR-associated protein Cas5/CasD — translation MPTLLMRLRSPMMSWGDHSQFGHRDSRREPTKSAVIGLICAALGRPRWEPVGDLAALKMGIRVNKEGVLQRDYHTVQDNMRDDGSKVNTTLSDRYYVADADYLVGLEGDVELLNSLDAALQTPHWQLYFGRKSFIPSHPVRMGIVEQPLLLALQTAIYEHRGRKDPPFPLRFVLEADGGTDTRQDVPLDWQRRRFGHRTVTTTYHSPEAVCTFPS, via the coding sequence ATGCCGACCCTTTTAATGCGGCTGCGATCGCCGATGATGAGTTGGGGCGACCATAGCCAATTTGGTCATCGCGATAGCCGCCGTGAACCCACCAAATCTGCTGTGATTGGCCTGATCTGTGCCGCCCTGGGTCGTCCCCGCTGGGAACCCGTGGGTGACCTCGCCGCCCTCAAAATGGGGATACGGGTCAACAAAGAAGGGGTTTTGCAAAGGGACTACCACACAGTGCAAGACAATATGCGGGATGACGGCAGCAAGGTGAATACAACCCTTAGCGATCGCTACTATGTGGCAGATGCTGATTATTTGGTGGGGTTAGAGGGAGATGTGGAATTACTCAACTCCCTTGATGCTGCCCTTCAGACTCCCCACTGGCAACTGTATTTTGGCCGCAAAAGCTTTATTCCGAGCCATCCCGTGAGGATGGGCATTGTAGAACAACCCCTTTTACTGGCATTGCAAACAGCAATCTATGAGCATCGCGGGCGCAAGGATCCCCCCTTCCCGTTGCGCTTTGTCCTAGAGGCTGATGGGGGGACTGATACCCGTCAGGATGTGCCCCTAGATTGGCAACGCCGCCGCTTTGGTCACCGCACCGTGACCACGACCTATCACTCACCGGAGGCCGTATGTACCTTTCCCAGCTAA
- the cas7e gene encoding type I-E CRISPR-associated protein Cas7/Cse4/CasC produces MQLELHLIQSFPPANLNRDENGMPKSTVFGGRPRARISSQCQKRAVRKFYQDYADLGPAQFADRSRNWLPKLQELLTEQGIEAGQAAIAARLALEEGLKLKFNDEGKATTIVFLGQTELAAIANILVSNWAAIEPSLAGDKPELPKKDPNIAKVIEKALVETGKPGDVALFGRMMASLPTVNVDAAVQMAHAISVNTLQQEFDFFTAVDDLGGREETGADHMGETGYNSSTYYRFAALDTEQLAKNLGGAEHLDAVIKAFADAFVQAIPSGHQNGFAAHTRPAAVMAVVRQGQPISLADAFEDPIAPKGGLSLLENSVKALAKHWADLTQMYGEVGLQYKGIVTRTTLAERLKKLTDKEEKEVVDLLLKESKQSVDTLLKEALEAALSNGGE; encoded by the coding sequence ATGCAACTTGAACTTCATTTGATCCAAAGCTTTCCCCCCGCTAACCTGAACCGGGATGAAAATGGGATGCCCAAATCCACGGTCTTTGGTGGTCGTCCCCGTGCCCGCATCTCTAGCCAGTGCCAAAAGCGGGCGGTGCGAAAGTTCTATCAAGACTATGCTGACCTCGGCCCAGCCCAATTTGCCGATCGCTCCCGCAACTGGCTCCCTAAGCTTCAGGAATTGCTGACTGAGCAAGGTATTGAGGCGGGACAGGCCGCGATCGCCGCTCGTCTTGCTCTCGAAGAGGGGCTAAAGCTCAAGTTTAACGACGAAGGGAAAGCCACCACCATCGTCTTTTTAGGACAGACAGAACTGGCGGCGATCGCCAACATTCTCGTTAGCAACTGGGCCGCAATTGAACCAAGCCTGGCAGGGGATAAACCGGAACTCCCCAAGAAAGACCCCAATATTGCCAAGGTAATTGAAAAAGCCCTAGTAGAAACGGGCAAACCCGGCGATGTCGCCCTCTTTGGTCGCATGATGGCTTCTTTGCCAACTGTCAATGTGGATGCAGCGGTGCAAATGGCCCACGCCATCAGTGTCAACACCCTGCAACAGGAATTTGACTTCTTCACCGCCGTAGACGATCTGGGTGGTCGGGAGGAAACCGGAGCCGACCACATGGGCGAAACAGGCTACAACAGCTCCACCTACTATCGCTTTGCTGCCCTCGATACGGAGCAACTAGCCAAAAATCTGGGTGGTGCTGAGCATCTTGACGCAGTGATTAAAGCCTTTGCCGATGCCTTTGTGCAAGCAATTCCCAGTGGACACCAAAATGGCTTTGCTGCCCACACCCGCCCCGCTGCCGTTATGGCCGTGGTGCGTCAAGGGCAACCTATTTCCCTGGCTGATGCCTTTGAAGACCCGATCGCTCCCAAAGGGGGGTTAAGCCTCCTCGAAAATTCAGTCAAAGCCTTGGCTAAGCACTGGGCTGACCTCACCCAAATGTATGGCGAAGTCGGTCTGCAATACAAGGGTATTGTCACCCGTACAACTCTGGCAGAGCGCCTCAAAAAACTCACGGATAAGGAGGAGAAGGAAGTCGTTGATCTATTGCTGAAAGAGTCCAAACAGTCGGTGGACACACTGCTGAAAGAAGCTCTGGAAGCCGCTCTCAGCAATGGGGGTGAGTAA
- a CDS encoding type II toxin-antitoxin system HicB family antitoxin, protein MHQLSVVIEKDEFGYYAYCPALEGCQTQGDSQPEVEANIKEAINLYLSTLSEEEKQAIFSRELTATVMEVQVA, encoded by the coding sequence ATGCATCAACTCTCTGTCGTCATCGAAAAAGACGAATTTGGCTACTATGCCTACTGCCCTGCCTTGGAAGGATGCCAGACCCAGGGTGATTCTCAACCAGAGGTAGAAGCCAACATTAAAGAAGCCATTAACCTCTATCTATCAACTTTGTCAGAAGAGGAAAAGCAGGCAATCTTTAGCCGAGAACTAACTGCAACCGTGATGGAGGTGCAGGTTGCCTAA
- a CDS encoding DUF2283 domain-containing protein, with product MKIIYDPEVDVLRILFQDTPISESDEDESGIIFDFDNQGNVVGLEVLDASQRIDDPQAVSYMIAKPTPH from the coding sequence ATGAAAATCATCTATGACCCAGAAGTGGACGTGCTGAGAATTTTATTCCAAGACACCCCTATTAGCGAAAGTGATGAAGATGAGTCAGGCATTATTTTTGACTTTGATAATCAGGGCAATGTCGTTGGGCTAGAGGTGTTAGATGCTTCTCAGCGAATTGATGATCCCCAAGCCGTTAGCTACATGATTGCAAAACCTACACCTCATTAA
- a CDS encoding DUF4258 domain-containing protein yields MKSVTFSAHALEEMQRRGITQDQVQAVLLKPEQVLSGRNRRTIYQSRASFGSEKQYLLRVFVDETVKPLVVITVYRTSKIQKYWRMP; encoded by the coding sequence ATGAAGTCCGTAACTTTTTCAGCCCATGCCCTAGAGGAAATGCAACGCCGAGGAATCACCCAAGATCAAGTTCAAGCAGTGCTATTAAAGCCAGAGCAGGTTTTATCAGGACGAAATCGGCGCACGATTTATCAATCAAGAGCGAGTTTTGGCAGTGAAAAACAATACCTCCTGCGAGTCTTTGTAGACGAAACTGTCAAGCCATTAGTTGTTATCACAGTCTATCGCACAAGCAAAATTCAAAAGTACTGGAGAATGCCATGA
- the casB gene encoding type I-E CRISPR-associated protein Cse2/CasB — MTKPSHKTIDQASRFLRAIQKELKIEFDENQQIINDIKQNKGARAALKNVLKGDTKHLIDTYSTVLKPLQDVGIDYQPEQPSDKGRLWIFVAGLFAHYPQPIEQKYRGNFGNSCWLLQQEIRRKNPDAKGIERRFHSLLDTDLGYLQSPLSALLRQMKAKDVVVNYPKLIADLHWWDRADKRVQDQWARAFWMTSSSDSSLETDNP, encoded by the coding sequence ATGACTAAACCATCGCACAAAACAATTGACCAAGCATCTCGCTTTCTGAGAGCTATCCAGAAAGAACTCAAAATTGAGTTTGATGAAAATCAACAGATCATCAACGATATCAAACAAAATAAAGGCGCGCGAGCAGCACTAAAGAATGTGTTGAAGGGAGATACAAAGCATTTAATAGATACTTATTCTACCGTGTTGAAGCCCTTACAAGATGTAGGCATTGACTATCAGCCAGAACAGCCATCGGACAAAGGGCGGTTGTGGATTTTTGTGGCAGGTCTGTTTGCTCATTACCCTCAACCAATCGAACAAAAATATCGTGGCAATTTTGGCAATAGTTGTTGGTTGCTACAACAGGAAATTCGCCGTAAGAATCCTGATGCAAAAGGGATTGAACGGCGATTCCATAGTCTGTTAGATACAGACCTTGGATATTTACAGTCTCCCTTGTCTGCGCTGTTACGCCAGATGAAGGCCAAAGATGTTGTCGTTAATTATCCCAAACTCATTGCCGATCTACATTGGTGGGATAGAGCTGATAAACGTGTCCAAGACCAATGGGCTAGAGCCTTTTGGATGACCTCTAGTTCAGATTCATCACTAGAAACAGATAACCCATGA
- the casA gene encoding type I-E CRISPR-associated protein Cse1/CasA, translating to MSFNLVNQPWIPVMTPDFHVKEISLVELFQTWESLREIQADNPPTTLAIYRLLLAILHRAYHGPSNEDHWEEIFKDNGQGAIADLNKWRDRFDLLHTDHPFMQDPVLPLEKAVPIYALHTMSTCQVFSHEHEWSGYSISLPQAARLLVRLQGVDITSLRAFYVGQSSGNRSAVNTPTINAANVLVRGSTLKQTLMLNLMRYDPAADMPSAVTGEDLPAWETGYGGKPKKARPQGYISYLTFPWRRLRLFPENGEVSQLAITMGNSLPDQVSPQKWECGVAYRENKPVRLSLSKQIWRNADAFLLTAEKQHRPRIVDWLADLKLEDLVDYVVTFQISGLSADKAKPLGWSWEQFSAPIRYVTDADLSQTLKIAIAMAEEHKRIFGSFQGSPYYALAKELNPPNASNKAISQQADRLAANLNGAIQYWATLDRAFPKLLHALPQDSHTGADGITRYGFKELPAWTQTVQTAARNAFTESIASIRNYQARAAALRTLELKLADLRASPEEKEAKKAKAAAKRKAKLQASAN from the coding sequence ATGTCTTTCAACCTCGTTAATCAACCCTGGATTCCGGTGATGACCCCGGATTTCCATGTTAAAGAGATTTCCCTGGTAGAACTCTTTCAAACCTGGGAAAGCCTGCGGGAAATCCAGGCCGATAACCCACCCACCACTCTGGCGATCTATCGTCTGCTATTGGCGATCCTCCATCGGGCCTACCATGGGCCGAGCAATGAAGACCATTGGGAGGAGATTTTTAAGGATAACGGGCAGGGGGCGATCGCCGACCTCAACAAATGGCGCGATCGCTTTGATCTGCTCCACACCGACCACCCCTTCATGCAAGATCCCGTATTGCCCTTGGAGAAAGCAGTACCCATCTACGCTCTCCACACCATGAGCACCTGCCAGGTGTTTTCCCATGAGCATGAATGGAGCGGCTATAGCATCTCCCTCCCCCAAGCTGCTCGGTTGCTGGTGCGACTTCAGGGAGTGGATATTACCAGCCTGCGCGCCTTCTATGTGGGGCAATCCAGCGGCAACCGCTCGGCAGTGAATACTCCCACCATTAACGCTGCCAATGTGCTGGTGCGGGGCAGCACCCTAAAGCAAACGCTAATGCTCAATCTGATGCGCTATGACCCCGCAGCAGATATGCCCAGCGCCGTGACAGGAGAGGATCTGCCTGCTTGGGAAACCGGGTATGGCGGCAAACCCAAGAAAGCAAGACCCCAAGGCTATATCAGCTACCTCACCTTTCCTTGGCGACGGTTGCGGCTGTTTCCCGAAAATGGTGAGGTCAGTCAGTTGGCGATCACGATGGGCAATTCCTTACCAGATCAGGTGTCACCCCAAAAGTGGGAATGTGGAGTCGCCTACCGTGAAAATAAGCCTGTGCGGTTGTCTCTCAGTAAGCAAATATGGCGCAATGCTGATGCCTTTTTACTCACAGCGGAAAAACAACATCGTCCCCGCATTGTTGACTGGCTCGCTGATCTGAAATTAGAAGACTTAGTTGATTATGTCGTGACCTTCCAAATCTCTGGCCTAAGTGCGGATAAGGCCAAACCCTTGGGCTGGAGTTGGGAGCAATTCTCTGCGCCGATTCGGTATGTGACGGATGCGGACTTGTCGCAAACCTTGAAGATTGCGATCGCGATGGCGGAAGAGCATAAACGGATATTTGGTTCTTTTCAAGGAAGTCCCTATTACGCCTTGGCAAAGGAACTCAATCCACCCAACGCATCTAACAAAGCTATTAGTCAACAAGCTGATCGACTCGCTGCCAATCTCAATGGTGCAATTCAATACTGGGCCACCCTCGATCGCGCCTTTCCAAAACTGCTTCATGCCCTACCCCAAGACAGTCACACCGGAGCCGATGGCATCACCCGCTATGGCTTCAAAGAATTACCCGCCTGGACTCAAACCGTCCAAACCGCTGCCCGCAATGCCTTTACCGAGTCCATTGCGTCCATTCGCAACTACCAGGCCAGGGCCGCTGCCCTGCGTACCTTGGAGTTGAAACTAGCCGATCTGCGGGCCAGTCCAGAGGAGAAGGAAGCCAAAAAAGCTAAAGCTGCTGCCAAGAGGAAAGCCAAGCTCCAAGCCAGTGCCAATTAA
- the cas3 gene encoding CRISPR-associated helicase Cas3', translating to MNQPRFWAKTGQGEKREDGQPKYHPVICHLADTAAVAMEIVRSHLSPIARQHLAKGLGLPNGESLIRFCGFMAGSHDLGKVSAAFQFQVSAVGQALVGQSLYDLWHGYPTTGQKTPHGTVTAATLPEFLTELGIQKCLAKKLAVVVGGHHGFFPGSADIQALFSDDVGRGTWLQFRRDIYEQLRDFVGITAKDLPSQCDNAAAMMLAGLTTVSDWIASNPDEKAGFPYANDEPFKSYQAGLAEKAKQALKAQGWCHLETGEPLSFAELFPEIKVPRELQKHAEAQAKTLNAPCLVMVEASMGEGKTEAALYLADHLQHQSAAGGFYIGLPTQATSNAMFQRVQAFLQKRYPNNVVNLTLSHGAAALKGEYQETVCRLEQVYDQEGRGVFASEWHTARKRTLLSPFGVGTLDQALMGVVRSRHQFVRLFGLAGRTIILDEIHAYDLYTSTLLERFLEWAAVLGSPVIALSATLPTTTRQQLLTAYATGCNQPVPPLPEAPYPRMTAFANGQAIAQFFAASDHVCRALEIAWVKDEDWMADLQQVLADAGGCVAVICSTVNRAQTIFQGLQDYFDNEELGLFHGRFLFKDRERIEQDCLRKFGKGETHRPRRFVLVATQVIEQSLDVDFDLMISDIAPIDLLLQRSGRLHRHSRDGRPAGLSTPKLWIVAPSITANGKAEFGVSKYIYERHILLRSWLALRHRQSIQLPEETDELIGAVYNPDLPIPKELEPIYAQDWQTSRDEELTPEEQEKIAKANAIKLPPPQGEVKPYDFTRKGEEDDESAIAAATRLGEPSVATIFLQRTDTGLVFPSDQEPIHLTTRPDLTLIKKLLAHSTRLSKKGLVPALLAQENPKTWTSALLRNCRCVEVNAQGVATVGDWRLTLDPLRGVLIEKDSENQRRLTT from the coding sequence ATGAATCAGCCAAGATTTTGGGCAAAGACAGGTCAGGGCGAAAAACGGGAGGATGGGCAACCCAAGTACCATCCGGTGATTTGTCACCTGGCGGATACGGCGGCGGTGGCGATGGAGATTGTGCGATCGCACCTCAGCCCGATCGCCCGTCAGCATCTTGCCAAAGGATTGGGGTTACCCAATGGTGAATCCCTGATTCGCTTCTGCGGCTTCATGGCCGGGAGCCACGACCTGGGTAAGGTGAGTGCAGCCTTTCAATTTCAGGTGAGTGCTGTGGGACAAGCATTAGTTGGACAGTCTCTCTATGACCTATGGCACGGCTATCCCACAACAGGACAGAAAACACCCCACGGTACAGTCACCGCCGCAACTCTGCCGGAATTTTTGACGGAGCTAGGGATTCAAAAGTGTTTAGCCAAAAAGTTAGCGGTCGTTGTGGGTGGACACCATGGTTTCTTTCCTGGCTCAGCGGATATCCAAGCTCTGTTTAGCGATGATGTAGGACGAGGAACATGGTTGCAATTTCGCCGTGATATCTATGAACAACTGAGGGATTTTGTGGGCATCACTGCCAAAGATCTGCCCAGCCAGTGCGATAACGCCGCCGCCATGATGTTGGCAGGCTTAACCACCGTATCTGACTGGATTGCCTCAAATCCAGACGAGAAAGCAGGCTTTCCCTATGCCAATGACGAACCCTTTAAAAGCTATCAGGCAGGGCTAGCCGAGAAGGCGAAGCAAGCCCTCAAAGCCCAGGGATGGTGTCACCTCGAAACAGGAGAACCCCTCTCCTTTGCCGAGCTTTTTCCTGAAATTAAGGTACCAAGAGAACTCCAGAAACACGCCGAAGCTCAGGCTAAGACGTTGAATGCTCCCTGTCTAGTAATGGTAGAAGCTTCGATGGGGGAGGGCAAAACAGAAGCGGCCCTGTATCTAGCGGATCATCTGCAACATCAGTCAGCCGCAGGGGGATTCTACATTGGCTTGCCCACCCAGGCCACCAGTAATGCCATGTTTCAGCGGGTACAGGCATTTTTGCAAAAGCGTTACCCCAACAACGTGGTGAATCTCACCCTCAGCCATGGGGCGGCGGCACTGAAGGGGGAATATCAAGAAACCGTCTGTCGATTGGAACAGGTCTATGACCAGGAAGGTCGGGGGGTATTTGCCAGCGAGTGGCACACGGCGCGGAAGCGTACCTTACTCAGTCCTTTTGGAGTTGGAACCCTAGACCAAGCCTTGATGGGGGTAGTGCGATCGCGCCATCAATTTGTTCGCCTCTTTGGGTTGGCGGGGCGCACCATCATTCTGGATGAGATTCACGCCTACGACCTCTACACCAGCACATTGTTAGAGCGATTTCTGGAATGGGCGGCGGTACTGGGTTCCCCAGTGATTGCCCTGTCGGCAACGCTGCCCACCACCACCCGGCAACAGTTGTTGACCGCCTACGCGACAGGGTGTAACCAACCTGTTCCACCGTTACCAGAGGCTCCTTACCCGAGAATGACAGCCTTTGCCAATGGGCAGGCGATCGCCCAATTCTTTGCCGCCTCTGACCATGTGTGCCGCGCCCTGGAAATTGCTTGGGTCAAGGATGAGGATTGGATGGCGGATTTACAGCAGGTATTGGCAGATGCCGGGGGTTGTGTTGCTGTCATTTGCTCCACGGTGAATCGAGCGCAAACAATTTTCCAAGGACTACAGGATTACTTTGACAACGAGGAACTGGGACTTTTTCACGGACGGTTTCTTTTCAAAGACCGGGAACGCATTGAGCAAGATTGCTTACGGAAATTTGGCAAAGGCGAGACTCATCGCCCCCGTCGTTTTGTTCTGGTGGCTACCCAGGTGATTGAGCAAAGCCTGGATGTGGACTTTGACCTGATGATTAGCGATATTGCCCCCATTGACTTGTTGTTGCAGAGATCGGGGCGGCTCCATCGCCATTCGCGGGACGGGCGACCAGCAGGCTTAAGCACCCCAAAATTGTGGATCGTGGCACCGAGTATTACCGCCAACGGCAAGGCAGAATTTGGTGTCAGTAAGTACATCTATGAACGCCACATTCTCCTCCGCAGTTGGCTAGCTTTGAGGCATCGGCAGAGTATTCAACTTCCAGAGGAAACTGATGAGCTGATAGGGGCAGTTTACAACCCAGATCTGCCAATTCCAAAGGAATTAGAACCCATTTATGCCCAAGATTGGCAAACTTCACGCGATGAAGAGTTAACTCCTGAAGAACAGGAAAAGATAGCAAAAGCCAATGCCATTAAGCTGCCTCCGCCTCAAGGGGAAGTGAAGCCCTATGACTTCACTCGCAAAGGTGAAGAGGACGACGAAAGTGCGATCGCCGCTGCTACCCGTCTCGGTGAGCCTTCGGTTGCCACTATCTTCCTACAACGAACAGACACAGGGTTGGTTTTCCCCAGTGACCAAGAGCCAATCCATCTCACAACTCGTCCTGACCTAACCTTGATCAAAAAGCTGTTAGCTCACAGCACCCGCCTCTCCAAAAAGGGGCTAGTCCCGGCATTACTGGCTCAGGAAAACCCAAAAACCTGGACATCAGCCTTGCTAAGAAACTGTCGCTGTGTAGAGGTCAACGCTCAGGGGGTAGCGACGGTGGGAGATTGGCGGCTGACCCTGGATCCCCTGCGGGGGGTGCTGATTGAGAAAGATTCAGAAAACCAAAGGAGGCTCACCACATGA
- a CDS encoding helix-turn-helix transcriptional regulator has product MTRRLERLVKIDYLLRTLPRTTTVELKKELEVSNRTVRYDIEFLRDRFDAPIDWNRKQGFHYTDPSWRLPSIPLTQGEFFALTLGAKILSSYSGSVYQEQLESAIRQLAKRLPEPLWVDLQQIADDSVMFRVGAEINLSPAIWQVLEEACQKKQRVWIRYATPGKPVSEREVDPYVLHFSRSNPYLTGWCHQRQEPRWFRVDRIQAIKLLDQHFEIDPTFDREAHFASAFQHEVGGVPQEMVIWFDPSTAPYIRERRWHPTQQIEEHADGSLTLRFVVRGLNEVKRWVLFYGRGARVLGPPALVAMVRDEIGGIQAQYQQEERE; this is encoded by the coding sequence ATGACCCGACGTTTGGAACGCCTCGTAAAAATAGATTATCTGCTGCGAACCCTGCCTCGCACTACAACGGTGGAGTTAAAGAAAGAGTTGGAGGTCAGTAACCGAACAGTTCGGTATGATATTGAGTTCCTGCGCGATCGCTTTGATGCCCCTATTGACTGGAACCGCAAACAAGGATTTCATTACACCGATCCAAGCTGGCGTTTACCCTCTATTCCATTGACCCAGGGAGAATTTTTCGCGCTCACCTTAGGAGCCAAAATTTTATCGTCCTACAGTGGTTCAGTATACCAAGAGCAACTTGAGTCAGCTATTCGTCAACTGGCAAAACGGTTGCCCGAACCACTATGGGTGGATTTGCAGCAAATTGCTGATGATTCGGTGATGTTTCGGGTAGGAGCAGAAATCAACTTAAGCCCAGCGATTTGGCAGGTTTTAGAAGAAGCCTGTCAAAAAAAGCAGCGGGTTTGGATCCGCTATGCCACACCGGGCAAGCCTGTGTCAGAACGAGAGGTTGATCCCTACGTCCTCCATTTCTCCCGCAGTAATCCCTACCTGACGGGCTGGTGCCACCAACGCCAGGAGCCGCGCTGGTTTCGCGTTGACCGAATTCAGGCGATCAAGCTGCTGGATCAGCATTTTGAGATTGACCCCACCTTTGACCGCGAAGCCCATTTTGCCTCGGCGTTTCAGCACGAGGTGGGGGGTGTCCCTCAGGAGATGGTGATTTGGTTTGATCCGTCCACTGCGCCCTATATCCGGGAACGCCGCTGGCATCCGACGCAGCAGATTGAGGAACACGCGGATGGATCGTTGACGCTGCGGTTTGTGGTACGGGGGCTGAATGAGGTGAAACGGTGGGTGTTGTTTTATGGCAGGGGGGCGCGGGTGCTGGGGCCGCCAGCATTGGTGGCGATGGTGCGGGATGAAATTGGGGGAATACAAGCTCAATATCAGCAGGAGGAGAGGGAATGA
- a CDS encoding 3'-5' exonuclease, whose translation MTTFVALDFETADNGRDSACSIGLVRVVNSQIVQRVHYLIRPPRPIFRYTHIHGICWQDVMDHPTFGELWSSINDVLEGAEFLAAHYASFDQRVLYACCDRHGIPRPCQPFICTVQLARSTWNIRPTKLPNVCNYLGIALNHHHALSDAEACARIVLAAVQPTIA comes from the coding sequence ATGACAACGTTTGTGGCACTAGATTTTGAAACGGCGGACAACGGGCGGGATAGTGCCTGTTCCATTGGGTTGGTGCGGGTGGTCAATTCTCAGATTGTGCAACGGGTTCATTACCTGATTCGACCCCCTCGGCCAATTTTTCGATATACCCATATTCATGGCATTTGCTGGCAGGATGTAATGGATCATCCCACCTTTGGCGAGTTGTGGAGTTCAATCAACGATGTGCTAGAGGGGGCAGAGTTTCTGGCGGCTCATTACGCCTCCTTTGATCAAAGGGTGCTGTATGCCTGTTGCGATCGCCATGGAATTCCCCGCCCCTGCCAACCCTTTATCTGTACCGTTCAACTGGCTCGATCCACCTGGAATATCCGCCCCACCAAACTTCCCAACGTGTGCAATTATCTTGGCATTGCCCTAAACCACCACCATGCCCTATCCGATGCCGAGGCCTGTGCCCGCATTGTTCTGGCCGCAGTCCAGCCCACCATAGCGTGA